The following are from one region of the Nymphaea colorata isolate Beijing-Zhang1983 chromosome 7, ASM883128v2, whole genome shotgun sequence genome:
- the LOC126410197 gene encoding uncharacterized protein LOC126410197, whose translation MKMEINSDTRAKRLQNVLRVAISMVKKGFTPKRKLAMVMQKGKKLGRSFRRIFFPHRFQGFRPQAYEFSCSNSSGSPLFHAGTISGAKMKLPYCFPSLAYGNPPHADDSDDHVIINDPQLELSASDLSNIDLADGDKISPSISLLPSEDDEEEHDATVDEKVEEFIARFFEQLRSQERRQNMQG comes from the coding sequence ATGAAAATGGAGATCAACTCTGATACTAGAGCCAAGCGTCTGCAGAACGTCCTCCGCGTAGCCATTTCGATGGTGAAGAAAGGCTTCACGCCCAAGCGCAAGCTCGCCATGGTGATGCAGAAAGGCAAGAAGCTTGGCAGATCCTTCCGGCGCATTTTCTTCCCCCACCGCTTCCAAGGCTTCCGACCGCAGGCCTACGAGTTTTCCTGCAGCAACAGCTCCGGCTCCCCCTTATTCCACGCCGGCACCATCTCGGGCGCCAAGATGAAGCTCCCTTACTGCTTCCCTTCCCTCGCATACGGCAACCCTCCTCACGCGGACGACTCCGACGACCATGTCATCATCAACGATCCCCAATTGGAGCTGTCCGCCTCCGATCTCTCCAATATCGACCTTGCCGACGGTGACAAAATCAGCCCCTCCATCTCGCTGCTTCCATCAGAGGACGACGAGGAGGAGCATGATGCCACGGTGGACGAGAAAGTCGAGGAATTTATAGCTCGATTCTTCGAGCAGCTGAGGTCGCAGGAGCGCCGGCAGAACATGCAGGGTTAG